In the Leptospira limi genome, one interval contains:
- a CDS encoding DegT/DnrJ/EryC1/StrS family aminotransferase — MSTETIQRPIRKEKNIEFFKPTLSREDLKGVLECLVEEHLSTGEIVERFEKTFCHTFKIKYAISSNSLTSAYHLALLGLGVKAGDSVLLSSYAPISALDALFLIQAKPVIVDLKRNSFHPCPEEFLRKKNESGAKFALFDHSFGSLIRITDYSIEGLEVIEDFTEAIGATSETITVGKQTKIAICGLSAENIITTGNGAMIITAESNLASAVKSYKSGTSAKRNFGEPKYDYNLVDYQAALGIEQLSKLGVILERKKKIASAYLQAVQNSRLETFFQNPNEDTFQRFPIVVSGQNYEEIQRYFKSIHIGTQRTVEEPLHRVLEENHLEYPNAERLFQRGHCIPIYPNLTKDNVQRIATAIRRIY, encoded by the coding sequence ATGAGCACCGAAACAATACAAAGACCGATTCGAAAAGAAAAAAACATCGAATTCTTCAAACCGACCCTTTCAAGAGAAGATTTAAAGGGTGTTTTAGAATGTCTCGTGGAAGAACATCTTTCTACAGGTGAAATTGTAGAACGTTTTGAAAAAACATTTTGCCATACATTCAAAATTAAATATGCCATTTCCTCTAATTCCTTAACTTCCGCTTATCACCTCGCTTTACTTGGGTTAGGTGTGAAAGCTGGTGATTCTGTTTTGTTATCTAGTTATGCACCTATTTCTGCTTTGGATGCACTTTTTTTAATCCAAGCAAAACCGGTGATAGTGGATTTAAAACGTAATTCCTTCCACCCATGCCCTGAAGAATTTTTACGTAAAAAAAATGAATCAGGTGCAAAGTTTGCTTTGTTTGATCATAGTTTTGGTTCCCTCATCCGAATCACTGATTATTCCATCGAAGGATTGGAAGTGATAGAAGACTTCACCGAAGCGATTGGTGCAACTTCCGAAACCATCACTGTTGGAAAACAAACCAAAATCGCCATCTGCGGACTCAGTGCTGAAAACATCATCACCACAGGTAATGGTGCGATGATCATCACGGCAGAAAGTAACCTAGCAAGTGCTGTGAAATCCTACAAGTCTGGTACTTCCGCCAAACGTAACTTTGGTGAACCAAAATATGATTATAATTTGGTGGATTACCAAGCTGCTCTTGGAATCGAACAATTGTCAAAACTTGGTGTGATTTTAGAACGTAAGAAAAAAATTGCTTCCGCGTACTTGCAAGCTGTTCAAAACTCAAGACTCGAAACTTTTTTCCAAAATCCAAACGAAGATACATTCCAAAGGTTTCCAATTGTTGTCTCTGGACAAAATTATGAAGAAATCCAAAGATACTTTAAATCGATTCATATTGGAACTCAAAGGACAGTGGAAGAACCACTTCACCGTGTATTGGAAGAAAACCACTTAGAATACCCAAATGCTGAAAGGTTATTCCAAAGAGGGCATTGTATCCCGATTTATCCTAACCTAACAAAAGATAATGTGCAAAGGATTGCAACCGCCATCCGACGTATCTATTGA